The proteins below come from a single Esox lucius isolate fEsoLuc1 chromosome 7, fEsoLuc1.pri, whole genome shotgun sequence genomic window:
- the LOC117594691 gene encoding GTPase IMAP family member 9-like, whose amino-acid sequence MQVISKPVQETSTPLQVVLLGKTGAGKSASGNTILGQRAFESKKSSKSVTTDIQTVSAKYVGNDLVVYDTPGFGDPDRSTEEIQEKFQNVLNRTSSGPRVFLLVLKIDRFTEEEKNVISKAEELLGQCLLKQTWILFTRGDELEGRTIEEFIDESEDLTEVVKKYSGRYHVFNNMSSDPYQVNSLLEKKFTGFNSTICPIRNLPERRIILLGKTGVGKSASGNTILDRKCFHSELSTSSITRTTELQKGVIDGRMVSVVDTPGLFDTQLSVEEIAKEIEKSLDLFSTGLHAFLIVMSIKDRFTEKEQQAVENLESLFGSGMSEYAIILFTHGDQLKGHDMKKLINANQNLSRVVEKCGGRYHFFNNNDRGNRAQVRELMEKINRMVEENGRTCYTSDMFIDVAKEKAAVEERKKREEEERVQRRRKITEKDKGERINREKEKMQKESGSIQEEKELNQREEEEINQKEKVKPQTEQEEKIQRDRERLQIVKERIQKEKEGIQREKEIMKEKE is encoded by the exons ATGCAAGTTATAAGCAAACCTGTGCAAGAGACATCTACACCATTACAAGTGGTGTTACTTGGTAAAACAGGAGCTGGGAAGAGTGCCTCAGGAAACACCATCCTGGGACAAAGAGCTTTTGAATCAAAGAAGAGTTCCAAATCAGTGACCACTGATATTCAAACAGTAAGTGCCAAATATGTTGGAAATGATCTTGTGGTGTATGACACTCCTGGATTCGGTGACCCTGATCGATCCACAGAAGAAATTCAAGAGAAATTCCAGAATGTTCTCAACAGAACTTCATCTGGCCCTCGTGTCTTTCTGCTGGTGCTGAAGATAGATAGATTTACAGAAGAAGAGAAGAATGTAATCAGTAAAGCAGAAGAACTTCTTGGTCAGTGTCTCTTGAAGCAAACCTGGATCCTGTTCACCAGAGGAGATGAGCTGGAAGGCCGGACTATAGAGGAATTCATTGATGAGTCAGAAGACCTGACAGAAGTGGTGAAGAAATACAGTGGAAGATACCATGTGTTCAACAACATGAGTAGTGATCCATACCAGGTCAATTCACTTCTGGAAAAGAAGTTTACCGGTTTCA ATTCAACAATTTGTCCAATCAGGAATCTCCCGGAGAGAAGGATCATTCTGCTTGGGAAAACTGGAGTTGGGAAGAGTGCATCAGGAAACACAATCCTTGATAGAAAATGTTTCCATTCTGAACTAAGTACATCCTCTATAACTCGAACAACTGAATTACAGAAAGGTGTAATTGATGGGAGGATGGTCAGTGTGGTGGACACTCCAGGTCTGTTtgacacacagctctctgttgaAGAAATAGCAAAAGAGATTGAAAAGAGCTTAGATTTGTTTAGTACAGGACTCCATGCCTTCCTCATAGTGATGTCTATAAAAGATAGATTCACAGAGAAAGAGCAACAAGCTGTTGAAAATCTAGAGAGTTTGTTTGGGTCAGGAATGTCAGAGTACGCCATCATCCTCTTTACTCATGGAGACCAGCTAAAAGGTCACGACATGAAGAAGCTGATTAATGCTAACCAGAACCTCAGCCGAGTGGTAGAAAAATGTGGGGGCAGATATCATTTCTTCAATAATAATGATAGAGGAAACAGAGCCCAGGTCAGGGAGCTGATGGAGAAGATAAACAGAATGGTGGAGGAGAATGGACGAACCTGCTACACCAGTGACATGTTTATAGATGTAGCCAAGGAGAAGGCAgcggtggaggagaggaagaagagggaagaggaggagagggtccagaggaggagaaagataaCTGAGAAGGAT aagggagagaggattaacagagagaaggaaaaaatgCAGAAAGAGAGTGGGAGTATCCAGGAGGAGAAAGAGTTGAACcaaagggaggaggaggagataaACCAGAAAGAAAAGGTGAAGCCCCAGACAGAACAGGAGGAGAAGattcagagagatagagagaggctCCAGATAGTGAAAGAGAGGAtccagaaggagaaagaggggatccagagggagaaagagatcaTGAAGGAAAAAGAGTAA